From Caldicellulosiruptor hydrothermalis 108, a single genomic window includes:
- a CDS encoding carbohydrate binding domain-containing protein, producing MRAKKFVANILLFAFLIMSIFPGGIAKASSGQIFKDISTNFAKDDITRFYQLDLINGYPDGTFKPAKNISVAEFCKILNSYMGFVQEAPLDVSLRINPLTWYYRELKKAQAAGYLTLFVKEGKLDPSRFVTRQEVFAAVAAALNLDNQKADILNSFSDAQKIEPRYLSGVAALISFGFVKGYPDGTLKPEKGITRAEIVKLLSGIGALIVTKPGEYSLSKNEGFIIVNSSDVEIKDVSIKGNIYINQSVKDGSVTLDNVTVDGGKLFVFGGGENSVKLVNTKVKEVVVDSKLSKTNIELYKNSQAENIIVLSSAKVTQVSDESSIKFITLKQSGNQPADVEIKANCEALYVYSPNSKVNIKNSKVKKLVATDLAQNFALSMVSSKIDSVELNSNGSLNIDKESGIEKLVVKALAKDVKISSNGKINEASVYSESVVLNGKTLSKGEKVDISTVESKQPSSSTALQSTLLAQSSGSTSSTTGSSSQGSTGGGTNQTGNNNQNQQGGNQTQPTWQLVWEDDFNGNSIDTTKWNFTIGAGGYGNNELQYYSSRPENARVENENLIIEARKENFEGSPYTSAKLTTQGKFSFTYGKVEVRAKLPEGQGVWPAIWMMPEDMNIYGGWPVCGEIDIMELLGHEPNKVYGTIHYGNPHTYHGGNYTLPNGQKFSDDFHIFGLEWEPGKIKWYVDGQLYYETSDWFSRSSNEAFDYTYPAPFDREFYLILNVAVGGNWPGYPPQDANYFPQKMVVDWVRVYKPAGVTYSDNVAKPQESITYPQDARPPLSDGNLIYNGSFDIDSPDVDGIEGVANTDYWQFLHLPDFGGDGTIENIGGSVKINITKPGSQTYSVQLIQRPICLIKGKTYKLTFRAKSEGSRTIEVKFSSGGGDNGSTWIDYAVKTFNLSSDWQDYSYIFTMQSSTYAKARIEFNVGLNNLPVYIDDVKLVEYDVNDPSAIKEPLPNGNLIYNGTFDQGDGRFTAWEFVKETAADATYTIGSKPEERYFKAVIANGGQNFSDIKLVQSNIKVGAGENLLLAFSAKAFESPRQIKVYISDQNFNPITEVKVVSLSLDWNAYKFNLKSIDNLPSDTRAKLVFEIGSSNSDVAIDNVSLKKVLPSSFIVVQAEDFGSLTNATNNGQYVAFSQGGVASFSVNIPKSGEYLVSYKLKAGQGSSLKLIVGSTVYDAEVAPTSGNWAVVSDTVYLDSGENNMQLLADNVDLDYIEFSPNFIKNGDFSKDLDSWTYWIGNGGSGAAEVSRGQLKVSITNIGLAFWSIQVIQGPMTLESGKTYRISFDAKSTSARDMFIKIDDSTYYGHLEKYVPLTDKMKNYTFDFVMDATRSDIRLVIGLGTMSPGGANPQTQAHTVTIDNVAIAEVSENCGYFEREVAEILTGEVPSEPQQFVGDKLLPDGSFDTPDTINNWHWWSSAGNNVSMSIENGELKLSISSIGSDPWDPQLYREGISLVNGKNYKISFKARATYPRKINVAIGKPLTSDPWFIEYMPKKTIDITSEMAQYEIYFAMNNPTDLGAKLAIEIGNVAGYSQVPFDIYFDDIQIEVVDSIPQETAPPVQHTQKVGDQIIPDGTFDTGVGEWVYWSGDQWSGVSDMQVTAENGKLKVHLNSVGWQPYSAQVARKNLTLENGLTYELKFKMSASQATKIQVNIGKELSTDPWFIAYAPTTVFDIGTQDQEYTLRFKVTQPTDVTKVVFEFGPINGQYPPLPLDIYLDDVTLTVVSDQ from the coding sequence ATGCGAGCAAAAAAGTTTGTTGCTAATATTTTGTTGTTTGCATTTTTAATTATGAGCATTTTCCCGGGAGGAATAGCAAAAGCCAGCTCAGGTCAAATCTTCAAGGACATTTCCACTAATTTTGCAAAGGATGATATAACAAGATTTTATCAGCTTGACCTGATAAACGGGTATCCTGACGGAACTTTTAAACCAGCTAAGAATATCTCTGTTGCAGAATTTTGTAAAATCTTGAACAGTTACATGGGATTTGTGCAGGAAGCTCCGCTTGATGTGAGCCTAAGAATTAACCCTCTTACATGGTATTACAGAGAACTTAAAAAAGCTCAGGCTGCTGGTTACTTGACATTGTTTGTGAAAGAAGGGAAGCTTGATCCAAGCAGGTTTGTAACAAGACAGGAAGTTTTTGCTGCTGTGGCAGCTGCTTTGAATCTTGATAACCAGAAAGCCGATATTTTAAACAGCTTTTCAGATGCTCAAAAGATTGAACCAAGGTATCTATCGGGTGTGGCAGCACTTATCAGTTTTGGATTTGTTAAAGGCTATCCAGATGGGACATTAAAGCCAGAAAAGGGGATAACCAGGGCTGAGATTGTCAAGCTTTTGAGTGGCATAGGAGCATTAATAGTTACAAAACCGGGGGAATATAGTTTGTCGAAAAATGAAGGATTCATAATAGTAAATAGTAGCGATGTGGAGATAAAAGATGTTTCAATAAAGGGCAATATATATATAAATCAGAGTGTAAAAGATGGCTCTGTGACTTTGGACAACGTGACTGTTGATGGTGGAAAATTGTTTGTATTTGGCGGTGGCGAAAACTCTGTCAAGCTTGTGAACACAAAAGTTAAAGAAGTAGTTGTTGATAGTAAGCTTTCAAAGACAAATATTGAACTTTATAAAAACAGCCAAGCTGAGAACATAATTGTGTTGTCATCAGCAAAGGTTACACAGGTGTCTGATGAAAGTTCAATCAAGTTTATTACATTAAAACAGAGTGGAAATCAACCTGCAGATGTTGAAATTAAAGCAAACTGTGAAGCACTTTATGTTTATTCTCCAAACAGCAAGGTAAATATCAAAAATTCTAAAGTAAAAAAACTGGTTGCAACCGACCTTGCTCAGAACTTTGCACTTTCAATGGTCAGCTCGAAGATTGACAGTGTTGAGTTAAATAGCAATGGGAGCTTAAATATCGATAAAGAGTCAGGTATAGAAAAACTTGTTGTCAAGGCACTTGCAAAGGATGTGAAGATTAGTTCAAATGGCAAGATAAACGAAGCATCTGTGTATTCAGAAAGTGTTGTGTTAAACGGAAAGACTTTGTCCAAAGGCGAAAAGGTTGACATAAGTACTGTAGAAAGCAAACAACCTTCATCCTCAACGGCTTTACAGAGCACATTGTTAGCTCAATCTTCAGGCAGCACTTCTTCCACTACAGGCAGCAGCAGTCAAGGTTCAACAGGTGGAGGGACAAACCAGACAGGAAACAATAACCAGAACCAGCAGGGTGGCAATCAAACACAGCCGACATGGCAGCTTGTCTGGGAAGATGATTTTAATGGAAACTCAATTGACACGACAAAGTGGAACTTTACAATTGGTGCTGGCGGATATGGTAACAATGAGCTGCAGTATTACTCTTCAAGACCAGAAAACGCAAGAGTGGAAAACGAAAATCTAATAATTGAAGCAAGAAAAGAAAACTTTGAGGGAAGCCCATATACATCTGCAAAACTGACAACCCAGGGCAAATTCTCATTCACATATGGCAAAGTTGAGGTCAGAGCAAAACTTCCAGAAGGCCAGGGTGTGTGGCCGGCTATCTGGATGATGCCGGAGGATATGAATATATATGGTGGGTGGCCTGTTTGCGGTGAAATTGATATAATGGAACTTTTAGGTCATGAGCCAAACAAGGTTTATGGAACAATTCATTATGGTAATCCTCACACATACCATGGCGGCAATTACACCTTGCCGAACGGTCAAAAGTTTTCTGACGACTTTCATATATTTGGTCTTGAGTGGGAACCAGGGAAAATCAAATGGTATGTAGATGGGCAGCTTTACTATGAAACAAGCGACTGGTTTTCAAGGTCTTCAAACGAGGCTTTTGATTATACCTATCCTGCACCGTTTGACAGAGAATTCTACCTCATACTAAACGTTGCAGTTGGTGGTAACTGGCCAGGGTACCCGCCACAGGATGCAAATTACTTCCCGCAGAAAATGGTTGTTGACTGGGTAAGAGTATACAAACCAGCAGGAGTTACCTACTCTGACAATGTAGCAAAGCCACAGGAAAGCATAACCTATCCTCAGGATGCAAGACCACCGCTTAGCGATGGGAACCTTATTTATAACGGTAGCTTTGACATCGACAGCCCAGATGTTGATGGCATAGAAGGTGTTGCTAACACAGATTACTGGCAGTTTTTGCACCTGCCTGACTTTGGCGGAGACGGCACAATTGAAAATATTGGTGGATCTGTGAAGATAAATATAACAAAGCCAGGTTCACAAACATATTCTGTCCAGCTAATTCAAAGGCCAATTTGTTTGATAAAAGGCAAGACATACAAATTGACATTTAGAGCAAAGAGCGAAGGTTCAAGGACAATTGAGGTCAAGTTTTCAAGTGGCGGTGGAGATAACGGCTCTACCTGGATTGACTATGCTGTAAAGACCTTCAATTTATCTTCTGACTGGCAGGATTATTCTTACATCTTCACAATGCAAAGCAGCACATACGCAAAAGCAAGGATTGAATTTAATGTTGGACTAAATAACCTTCCTGTTTATATAGATGATGTGAAACTTGTTGAGTACGATGTAAATGACCCAAGCGCAATCAAAGAACCTCTGCCAAACGGCAACCTCATTTACAACGGCACGTTTGACCAGGGCGATGGCAGGTTTACAGCATGGGAATTTGTAAAGGAAACTGCAGCAGATGCAACGTATACCATTGGTTCAAAGCCAGAAGAGAGGTATTTCAAGGCTGTTATAGCAAACGGTGGACAAAACTTTTCGGATATCAAACTTGTTCAGTCTAACATAAAAGTTGGCGCTGGTGAGAATCTCTTGCTTGCATTCTCAGCAAAAGCTTTTGAAAGTCCAAGACAAATAAAGGTTTATATATCTGACCAGAACTTCAATCCAATTACAGAGGTAAAAGTAGTTTCACTTTCGCTTGACTGGAATGCATACAAATTTAACTTAAAATCAATTGATAATTTGCCAAGCGACACAAGAGCTAAACTTGTGTTCGAAATTGGATCAAGCAATTCAGACGTTGCAATAGACAATGTCTCACTCAAAAAGGTTCTTCCATCAAGCTTTATAGTTGTTCAAGCTGAAGACTTTGGTTCACTTACAAACGCAACAAATAATGGACAGTATGTAGCGTTTTCTCAAGGTGGAGTAGCAAGCTTTAGCGTCAATATTCCAAAGAGTGGAGAGTACCTTGTATCCTACAAATTGAAAGCTGGGCAAGGGTCAAGCCTCAAGCTTATAGTAGGAAGCACAGTTTACGATGCAGAAGTTGCTCCAACATCAGGAAACTGGGCAGTTGTATCAGATACAGTTTATCTTGATTCAGGTGAAAATAATATGCAGCTTTTGGCAGACAATGTTGATTTGGATTACATCGAATTTTCACCGAACTTTATCAAAAACGGAGACTTTTCAAAAGACCTTGACAGCTGGACGTACTGGATTGGCAATGGTGGATCTGGCGCTGCTGAAGTATCAAGAGGACAGCTGAAAGTTTCAATTACAAACATAGGTCTTGCCTTCTGGAGTATTCAAGTAATTCAAGGGCCAATGACTCTGGAGAGTGGCAAAACATACAGAATTTCGTTTGACGCAAAGTCAACATCTGCAAGAGATATGTTTATAAAAATAGACGACTCTACTTACTATGGTCATCTTGAAAAATACGTGCCACTTACAGATAAGATGAAGAACTATACATTTGACTTTGTAATGGATGCAACAAGAAGCGATATAAGGCTTGTAATTGGACTTGGAACAATGTCACCTGGTGGCGCAAATCCGCAAACTCAAGCTCATACAGTCACAATTGACAACGTTGCAATAGCCGAAGTTTCAGAAAACTGCGGATATTTTGAAAGAGAAGTAGCAGAAATCTTGACGGGTGAAGTTCCATCAGAACCACAGCAGTTTGTTGGGGATAAGCTTTTACCTGATGGAAGCTTTGACACACCAGATACGATAAACAACTGGCACTGGTGGTCAAGTGCGGGTAACAATGTTTCGATGTCCATTGAAAATGGAGAGCTAAAACTTAGCATCAGCTCAATTGGCTCAGACCCATGGGACCCGCAGCTTTACAGGGAAGGAATATCTCTTGTAAATGGCAAGAACTATAAGATTTCGTTCAAGGCAAGGGCAACTTATCCGCGCAAGATAAATGTTGCAATAGGAAAACCGCTGACATCTGACCCATGGTTCATAGAATACATGCCCAAAAAGACAATAGATATTACAAGTGAGATGGCACAGTATGAAATCTACTTTGCCATGAACAATCCTACAGACCTTGGGGCAAAACTTGCGATAGAAATTGGAAATGTAGCAGGGTATTCGCAGGTGCCGTTTGACATCTACTTTGATGATATCCAGATCGAAGTTGTAGATTCAATCCCGCAGGAAACTGCTCCACCCGTGCAGCATACACAGAAGGTTGGAGACCAGATCATTCCAGATGGCACATTTGACACAGGTGTAGGTGAGTGGGTATACTGGAGCGGCGACCAGTGGTCAGGTGTATCGGATATGCAGGTGACAGCGGAAAATGGTAAATTGAAGGTTCATCTGAATTCTGTAGGATGGCAGCCGTACAGTGCTCAGGTTGCAAGAAAGAACCTCACACTTGAAAACGGACTTACCTATGAGCTTAAATTCAAAATGAGTGCATCACAGGCTACTAAAATTCAGGTAAACATTGGAAAAGAGCTGTCAACTGACCCGTGGTTCATAGCTTATGCACCAACAACTGTATTTGATATCGGAACCCAAGATCAAGAGTATACTCTCAGATTTAAAGTTACACAGCCAACAGATGTAACAAAGGTTGTGTTTGAGTTTGGACCTATAAACGGTCAGTACCCTCCTCTTCCACTTGACATATATCTTGATGATGTGACATTGACTGTTGTGAGTGACCAGTAA
- a CDS encoding response regulator transcription factor has translation MCTLLIVEDEEILLERLVKTIDWESIGINKVIGIARSEEALNVLITENVDIILTDIRMPIMDGLDLAEFVHSRLKHPLSGYKEFEYAHRAIKLGVVDYILKPFTKEEVLETVKKAVEKVAAEQSRQQRLDSCENKNIIDMVFDFIFANCSKQISLNDVAEYVHLHPVYLSRLLKNKTGKTFKEILTEVRLKKAEKLLKTSSLKHYEIAEAVGFSDAQYFSQVFKKVYGMTPIEWKKQVLENKARLKI, from the coding sequence ATGTGCACTCTTTTGATAGTGGAAGATGAAGAAATCTTGCTTGAAAGGCTTGTAAAAACTATAGACTGGGAGAGCATTGGGATTAATAAAGTCATCGGTATTGCTCGTAGCGAAGAGGCTTTAAATGTCCTGATAACAGAAAACGTGGATATAATTCTGACGGATATCAGGATGCCAATTATGGATGGACTTGATTTAGCAGAGTTTGTACACAGTAGACTAAAACATCCATTGAGTGGTTATAAAGAATTTGAGTATGCCCACAGAGCAATTAAACTTGGTGTTGTGGATTATATCTTAAAACCATTTACCAAGGAAGAGGTTTTAGAAACTGTAAAAAAAGCGGTTGAAAAAGTAGCAGCTGAACAAAGTAGGCAGCAACGTTTAGATTCCTGTGAGAACAAAAACATAATTGATATGGTCTTTGATTTTATTTTTGCAAATTGTTCAAAACAAATAAGCCTGAATGATGTAGCGGAGTATGTCCATCTTCACCCTGTGTATCTTAGCAGGCTTTTGAAAAACAAAACTGGAAAAACTTTTAAAGAGATACTCACTGAAGTGAGGCTCAAAAAAGCAGAAAAGCTTTTGAAAACTTCCAGCTTAAAGCATTACGAAATTGCTGAGGCAGTTGGATTTTCAGATGCCCAGTATTTCAGCCAAGTATTCAAAAAAGTATATGGTATGACACCTATTGAGTGGAAGAAGCAAGTTTTGGAAAATAAAGCGAGGTTAAAAATTTAA
- a CDS encoding sensor histidine kinase, with product MDSSKIKQLVRSIFKLNIRQKLILTYVLIVALPLSILQVNAFYRVRIMTEKEYINNVNFEVSKLKNDIVKNVEQFIKATQFILNNQEFIEFVSTYQERSIDEIFSFKVNVLDKIEYLQYVNFNINRIRFFTNNYFIPEMWPTLYQIERLKSFKFTDRFLSDTKQTSLWKLNNTDILGPPLNNEEKVVSLYTKVTDSVGNLIGIIEVNMKVDEFFASELSRESDNSVTIVISDDGDVIFSKQTPAFLKRLNISSKKLVEILEKKSTAKKDEGIVHLKINRNSAAFVYTHIPVLVIKLYKLILFDELAQKINGITLQMLGQVLILIIASSILIFILITLILKKLRQVILSMRAVENGNFDVSIDIKGDDEIDELAQHFLNMVERLKILIGEMVRREVAQKDAQIKALQSQINAHFIYNVLENIKMMAEYSENYDVSDAITKLGKMMRYNMSWKKKFVTLKEEIENIQNYISLMNIRYDKEIKLLVNVDNEILNIEVPKLILQPIVENAINYGIEPKGEGGSIFIDGSIIGNYIVISIIDDGLGIEEEKLVAIQTALENDTEAECYHGQGIALKNVNERIKLAYGKEFGIKIDSKFGEFTKVTITLPYTRF from the coding sequence ATGGATAGTTCAAAAATAAAACAGCTTGTAAGGAGCATATTTAAATTGAACATTCGTCAAAAGCTCATTTTAACTTATGTTCTCATAGTTGCACTGCCGCTTTCAATCCTTCAGGTAAATGCTTTTTACAGGGTAAGGATTATGACAGAAAAAGAGTATATAAACAATGTCAATTTTGAGGTCAGCAAACTCAAAAATGATATTGTGAAAAATGTAGAGCAGTTCATCAAAGCGACACAGTTTATTTTAAACAACCAGGAATTTATTGAGTTTGTATCCACGTACCAGGAAAGAAGTATCGACGAGATTTTTTCTTTTAAAGTGAATGTTCTTGACAAGATAGAATATCTTCAGTATGTGAATTTCAATATAAACAGGATAAGATTTTTTACAAACAACTATTTTATTCCTGAAATGTGGCCCACATTGTACCAGATAGAGAGGTTAAAAAGTTTTAAATTTACAGATAGATTCTTGTCTGATACAAAACAGACATCGCTTTGGAAACTCAACAACACTGATATACTTGGTCCGCCGCTTAACAATGAGGAAAAGGTGGTGTCGCTGTATACAAAGGTTACAGATTCAGTAGGGAACTTGATTGGCATAATTGAAGTTAACATGAAAGTTGATGAATTTTTTGCGAGCGAACTTTCGCGGGAAAGTGACAATTCGGTTACAATTGTTATTTCTGACGATGGAGATGTAATTTTCAGTAAACAGACACCTGCTTTTTTAAAAAGACTCAATATTAGTAGTAAAAAGCTTGTTGAAATATTAGAAAAAAAGAGCACAGCTAAAAAAGATGAGGGAATTGTTCATTTAAAGATTAACAGAAATTCAGCAGCATTTGTGTACACTCATATTCCTGTCCTGGTTATAAAACTTTACAAGCTCATTTTATTTGACGAACTTGCACAAAAAATAAATGGAATAACACTTCAGATGCTTGGGCAAGTATTGATTTTAATTATTGCTTCATCGATCCTGATTTTTATTTTAATCACTCTGATTCTTAAGAAGCTAAGACAGGTAATTCTCAGCATGAGAGCTGTTGAGAACGGGAACTTTGACGTCTCAATTGACATAAAGGGTGATGACGAGATTGACGAGCTTGCCCAGCATTTTTTGAACATGGTGGAAAGGCTCAAGATATTGATTGGAGAGATGGTCAGAAGAGAGGTTGCCCAGAAAGACGCTCAAATAAAGGCTTTGCAGTCCCAAATCAATGCTCATTTTATCTACAATGTACTTGAAAATATCAAGATGATGGCAGAATACAGTGAGAATTATGATGTTTCAGACGCGATAACAAAACTTGGCAAGATGATGAGATACAATATGAGCTGGAAGAAGAAATTTGTTACTCTAAAAGAAGAAATAGAGAATATTCAAAATTATATTTCGCTCATGAACATAAGATATGACAAGGAAATAAAGCTCCTTGTAAATGTAGATAATGAAATTTTAAATATTGAGGTGCCAAAGCTTATTTTGCAGCCGATAGTTGAAAATGCAATAAATTATGGAATTGAACCAAAAGGCGAGGGTGGAAGCATTTTTATAGACGGAAGCATAATTGGCAATTACATAGTCATTTCAATAATAGATGATGGGCTTGGGATTGAAGAGGAAAAGCTTGTTGCAATTCAAACAGCCCTGGAGAATGATACAGAAGCGGAATGTTATCATGGACAAGGAATAGCTCTCAAGAATGTAAACGAAAGGATAAAACTTGCTTATGGAAAGGAATTCGGAATTAAGATAGATAGCAAGTTTGGCGAGTTCACAAAGGTGACAATAACTTTGCCATACACCAGATTTTAA
- a CDS encoding response regulator transcription factor → MRKVLIVDDEKLIRKGIRTILERNVADLDEIKEASNGKEALDLLFSEKFDILIIDIRLPQIDGISVLKKIQNLSHKPKIIVISGYDEFSYAKECMQYGARGYILKPVDKKELIEIVEKVKNELQEEENNLRLISLQKIMRAKMFESEINNIIFSGMDIDRFKERLKDMEIPADEKVMAVYFLLPGSNPDQNDFSAEEDKLKLSKILPEGSHVSTIYNQRKDILIFTRTAFCYEDIKKSYESLTGRKVYMGICDLQESFENVKLLYERAYKAAFYSFILSKDIEFWSQISWREKEKLCQSDRIEKLKELILAGKQKDAIRFLESIFDHHFFNKYSADSILALSEKLYTQIVDWFCHHVPKKVLDIHEYQVLVSMFNFTTISDYVNHFKKFVVEATEMVSALKGILNVKDEIDEAIKFINQNYHKDINMAMVANHVSLNYYYFSSIFKEKIGMSFLDYLNKVRIEKAKELLVNTDLKVWEIAEKVGYKNPKHFARIFKDITGLTPNEYRDAQKRLQE, encoded by the coding sequence ATGAGAAAGGTGTTAATTGTCGATGATGAAAAGCTTATTCGAAAAGGCATCAGAACAATTTTAGAGAGAAATGTTGCCGATTTAGATGAAATAAAAGAAGCATCAAATGGAAAAGAGGCTCTGGATCTTCTCTTTTCAGAAAAATTTGACATTTTGATAATAGATATAAGACTTCCCCAGATAGATGGAATATCTGTTTTAAAGAAAATCCAAAATTTGTCTCATAAACCCAAAATTATCGTAATAAGTGGATATGATGAGTTCAGTTATGCTAAGGAATGCATGCAATATGGAGCAAGGGGATATATTTTAAAACCTGTAGATAAAAAAGAGCTCATTGAAATTGTAGAAAAGGTCAAAAATGAACTTCAAGAAGAAGAGAATAACTTAAGGCTTATATCCTTGCAAAAAATTATGAGAGCAAAGATGTTTGAGTCAGAGATAAACAATATCATCTTTTCAGGAATGGATATAGACAGGTTTAAAGAAAGGTTGAAGGATATGGAAATACCAGCAGATGAAAAAGTGATGGCTGTGTATTTTCTTCTACCCGGAAGTAACCCTGACCAAAACGATTTTTCAGCAGAAGAGGACAAGTTAAAGCTCAGCAAAATATTGCCGGAAGGAAGCCATGTCTCTACCATATATAACCAGAGAAAAGACATTTTGATATTTACAAGAACAGCTTTTTGCTATGAGGATATAAAGAAAAGCTATGAGTCTTTGACGGGCAGGAAAGTTTACATGGGCATTTGTGACTTGCAGGAAAGTTTTGAGAATGTGAAATTACTTTATGAGAGGGCTTATAAAGCAGCATTCTACAGCTTCATTTTGAGCAAAGATATTGAATTTTGGTCACAGATTTCTTGGCGTGAAAAAGAAAAGCTTTGTCAATCTGACAGGATTGAAAAGTTGAAAGAACTTATCCTTGCTGGCAAGCAAAAAGATGCAATTAGGTTTTTGGAAAGCATTTTTGATCACCACTTTTTTAACAAATATTCGGCAGATAGCATCTTGGCACTTTCCGAAAAACTTTACACACAAATTGTAGACTGGTTTTGTCACCACGTGCCTAAAAAAGTGCTTGACATCCATGAATACCAAGTGCTTGTCAGCATGTTCAATTTTACAACCATATCTGACTATGTAAACCACTTCAAAAAGTTTGTTGTTGAGGCAACAGAAATGGTCAGTGCATTGAAGGGAATTTTGAATGTGAAGGACGAAATTGATGAGGCTATTAAATTTATAAATCAGAACTATCACAAGGATATAAACATGGCAATGGTGGCAAATCATGTATCGCTAAATTATTATTACTTTTCAAGCATCTTTAAAGAAAAGATAGGGATGAGTTTTTTGGACTATTTAAACAAAGTGAGGATTGAAAAAGCCAAGGAACTTCTTGTGAACACCGATTTAAAAGTTTGGGAGATAGCCGAGAAGGTAGGTTATAAAAATCCCAAACACTTTGCAAGAATATTCAAAGACATTACAGGGCTTACCCCGAATGAATACAGAGATGCTCAAAAAAGATTGCAAGAATAG
- a CDS encoding sensor histidine kinase yields the protein MIKKLLEKWNDIKLKNKLLIAFVILMLLPMSLIFLLSYTSLKNSTLEKFTLYNQVLFENATEEVQNFLDELNSIKYDFIMDDNLISDIGKTFARYTNHQDSFLYTNILTKMSQFISTKEIIQSVQIINKSKEVYFFSKLQGDVPYESDKQIKEGFFNEIVKQEGKYVNSGYDKSRDVYVVGCELFSRDKIQPVAEMIVSFSLDFLKDVIEKYHLTEGGFYVADRSSNKVIFKTTDKFESIIEKLILKDETKLVPKTIFFEETIPDLNWKIIYIVSESSLLNNFSYTKRLLILSFSFLAIFAILFLIFISENITAPITRLIYQMRNLEQSKLKNNIKIARKDEIGDLLNSFYQMLKRIDELVIRVYEEEIARKNAEINLLYMQLNPHFLYNTLDTINALAELGRCKDVSVVAVSLAKFLRSNMAINNSTISLADEIKQIDHYLTIMKIRFSGKLSYRIVYSQEEVLKAEVPRHLLLPLVENSVVHGFKNKNGDAKILIRAKKIENRLKLEVVDNGCGIELAKIEKIKNASNDGIGIPNIIKRLKLLYKEDFDFEIKSKVGVWTKIIIQLPWDKVVKKEEKENVHSFDSGR from the coding sequence ATGATTAAAAAGCTTTTAGAAAAGTGGAACGACATAAAGCTTAAAAACAAGCTTTTAATAGCTTTTGTGATTTTAATGCTTCTTCCCATGTCTTTGATATTTCTTCTATCTTATACTTCTCTGAAAAACTCCACATTGGAAAAATTTACCCTTTACAACCAGGTCCTCTTTGAAAATGCTACTGAAGAGGTTCAAAATTTCCTTGATGAGCTAAACAGCATAAAATACGACTTTATCATGGACGATAACCTCATATCAGACATTGGAAAGACTTTTGCAAGATACACTAATCACCAGGATTCTTTTCTGTACACCAACATCCTGACAAAGATGAGCCAGTTTATTTCGACAAAAGAAATTATTCAGTCAGTTCAAATTATAAACAAGAGCAAAGAAGTATATTTCTTCTCAAAACTCCAGGGTGATGTGCCGTATGAAAGTGATAAGCAAATCAAAGAAGGTTTTTTCAATGAAATAGTAAAGCAAGAAGGAAAGTATGTAAATAGTGGTTATGACAAGAGTCGAGATGTGTATGTAGTTGGCTGTGAGCTTTTCTCAAGAGATAAAATCCAGCCGGTTGCTGAGATGATTGTAAGTTTCAGCTTGGACTTTTTGAAAGATGTAATAGAAAAGTATCATCTGACAGAGGGTGGATTTTATGTTGCCGATAGAAGTTCTAATAAGGTCATATTCAAAACAACAGACAAATTTGAAAGTATCATTGAAAAATTGATTTTAAAAGATGAGACTAAGCTTGTTCCAAAGACCATTTTTTTTGAAGAAACTATACCAGATCTTAATTGGAAAATAATTTACATAGTTTCAGAAAGTTCTCTTCTGAATAACTTTTCGTACACAAAACGGCTTTTGATATTGAGTTTTTCTTTTCTTGCCATTTTTGCAATTTTGTTTTTAATTTTTATTTCCGAAAATATTACAGCTCCTATAACAAGGCTCATTTACCAGATGAGAAATTTAGAACAGTCAAAGCTTAAAAATAACATCAAAATTGCCCGCAAGGATGAAATAGGAGATTTGCTAAACTCATTTTATCAAATGCTAAAGAGAATAGATGAGCTTGTCATAAGGGTGTACGAAGAAGAGATAGCAAGGAAAAATGCAGAGATAAACCTTTTGTACATGCAGCTAAATCCACACTTTCTGTACAACACATTAGATACCATAAATGCCTTAGCTGAGCTTGGAAGATGCAAAGACGTTTCAGTGGTTGCTGTGTCACTTGCAAAGTTCTTGAGATCAAATATGGCAATAAATAACTCAACAATTTCTTTGGCAGATGAAATCAAGCAGATAGACCACTATCTTACCATTATGAAAATAAGATTTTCTGGAAAGCTCAGCTACAGGATAGTATATAGCCAGGAAGAAGTTTTGAAGGCAGAAGTTCCTCGGCATTTACTTTTACCGCTTGTAGAAAATTCAGTTGTCCATGGATTTAAAAACAAAAATGGGGATGCAAAAATTTTGATAAGAGCAAAGAAAATAGAAAACAGGCTCAAGCTTGAGGTGGTTGACAATGGCTGTGGAATAGAACTTGCAAAGATTGAAAAGATAAAAAATGCCTCGAACGATGGTATTGGAATTCCAAATATCATAAAGAGACTAAAACTTCTATATAAGGAAGACTTTGATTTTGAAATTAAAAGTAAAGTGGGGGTTTGGACAAAGATTATTATACAGCTTCCTTGGGATAAAGTTGTGAAGAAGGAGGAGAAGGAAAATGTGCACTCTTTTGATAGTGGAAGATGA